Proteins co-encoded in one Equus przewalskii isolate Varuska chromosome 27, EquPr2, whole genome shotgun sequence genomic window:
- the PSMG1 gene encoding proteasome assembly chaperone 1 encodes MAATFFGEVVKAPCRAGTEEEEEDEEERRETPEDREVRRQLARKREVRLFRRQTKTSLEVALLEKYPCSKFIIAIGNNAVAFLSSFVMNSGVWEEVGCAKLWNEWCRTTDTTHLSPAEAFCVFYHLKSNPSVFLCQCTCYVAEDQQYQWLEKVFGSCPRKNMQVTILTCRHVTDYKTSESTSSLHSPFLKALKTQNFKEPPCCSLLEQPNIAHDLPAAVLSYCQVWGIPAVLYLCYTDVMKLDLVTVEAFKPILSSRSWKGLVKNIPQSTEILKRLMTTNEIQSNIYT; translated from the exons ATGGCAGCCACTTTCTTCGGGGAGGTGGTGAAGGCACCGTGCCGAGCGGggacggaggaggaggaggaggacgaagaggagaggagggagactcCCGAGGACAGGGAGGTGCGGCGGCAGCTGGCGCGGAAGAG GGAGGTGCGGCTCTTTCgaagacagacaaaaacatcTCTGGAAGTTGCTCTGCTAGAAAAATATCCTTGCTCCAAGTTTATAATTGCTATAGGAAACAATGCAGTAG CATTTTTGTCATCGTTTGTCATGAATTCAGGGGTCTGGGAAGAAGTTGGTTGTGCTAAGCTCTGGAATGAATGGTGTAGAACCACGGACACCACTCATCTGTCCCCCGCAGAGGCGTTTTGTGTGTTTTATCATCTAAAATCAAATCCCTCG GTTTTCCTCTGTCAGTGCACTTGCTACGTTGCTGAAGATCAGCAGTATCAGTGGCTGGAAAAG GTTTTTGGCTCTTGTCCAAGGAAGAACATGCAAGTAACTATTCTCACATGTCGACATGTTACCGACTATAAAACTTCAGAATCCACTAGCAGCCTTCATTCTCCTTTCCTGAAAGCCCTGAAAACACAGAATTTCAAAGAGCCTCCGTGCTGTTCGCTGCTAGAACAGCCGAATATCGCGCATGACCTTCCTGCAGCAG TTCTCAGTTACTGTCAGGTGTGGGGAATCCCCGCAGTGCTGTACTTGTGTTACACCGACGTGATGAAGTTGGACCTAGTTACGGTTGAAGCGTTTAAGCCTATACtttcttccagaagctggaaaggtTTGGTTAAG aATATCCCCCAGAGCACAGAGATACTGAAGAGATTGATGACAACGAATGAGATTCAGAGTAACATTTACACATGA